The Piliocolobus tephrosceles isolate RC106 unplaced genomic scaffold, ASM277652v3 unscaffolded_110, whole genome shotgun sequence genome includes the window TCTGGGATTGTGATTCTCTCAACTTCTAGAAGAATTGTGAGGTTCTTACTTTCATCCTACTGGTTTCTTACACTGAGTAATTCTGCTAAATTAAATGTAATCTAATATGAATGTACAGTACCAGGAAAATATGAAGTCATGTCTAAAACCAGTGTCCAAGCCAATGATTCTTTGTATCACCTGACCAAGGATCAGTCACATCTTCAGCTGTAACTCAATCTGTTTTCATAGATGCATTCTGCACTGCTGCTGAAGAAAGGCGTTCTACTGTTGTAGAGCATGGATGATTGCTGGATTCAGGAGTGCTAGCCTTAACACTAAGATGGTTTTAATACTATTAGAGTGCGTATATATGAATAgagtatagaaatatttttagtcTGTGTAACTCTGTCCTTCGTCCTTCAGTTACCCAGCCCGGCCTTTAAgaatcttttatttcactgatagCACTTCTGCTCTTCCGGCAATTCTGCCGCTAATACTGCTTAACCCTCTCGGTATCCCTTTCTGGAAAGAAAGAGGTGCTGGTAGTGAGATAGTCTGGGATCTggcaatgtgaaaaaaaaataggttcttctcttcattatttatttgtttattttataatattttaaaatttatattagagacgaggtctcacaaTGTAGTCCAgactgctctggaactcctggactcaagcagtcctcctgcctcaacctctcaagtattggggactacaagcatgtgtcGCTGTGCTGGGCTTCTCTCATTTACTACTGAGGTGATAAACATAGTAGTTAAGGTCATGAATTTTAGGCTTGCTTCAAATTGCAATTCTGCTCCTTTGAGCTAGATGCTATATGTAGTGGATGTTATTGGATGACTTAAAATACACTTCAAGCTGAGGAATTGTCCTATGACAAAGAGCTTGTCTCGAGGACTGTTAAGCTTTTTGTTGTACAGGTTTTCTTGctgaaatttaaagtagaaaCTATGCcaagttataaatatatatatttatacatataactGGCTTTGTCAATACTTCTACTTGTGCCTTACTACACCAGGACGGAATGCTTTGTCTGACCTCCATGGGCTTTCCTACCTCTAGGATGCTAGAAGGCACTTCAccctggattcttttttttcctttctttctttttgaatcaGATATGTTTATTGAACTGAAATTTGAGTTTGTACCATGTGCGTGAGACTCCTGTGATCGTGTTAGAGATGGTAGCAATAGTGAGGAACAGGGTACAGCTATCTTAGAATTGATTCCTTTTGCTCCTCTTGGATAATGGCTTTTACACATTGGATTTTATGCAGTTTTCTTTATCGCTCCAGGATGGATCTTCTCCTGAACTCCCAAGtcttgagagaaaaaataaaagaaggaaaattaaaggaaaaaaaggtatGGTGCAGAATATTTTGGGAGAAAGAAGTTGgtgttttttgtttcgttttttgggtttttttggtaacctcccaactcttgggctcaagcaatcctcttctcttagcctcccgagtaggtaggactacCGATGTGTGATAACAcactaattctttttatttttttgtagagacagggtctagctatattgcccaggctggactcaaactgcTGGGGtccagtgatcctctcgccttggccccccaaagtgttgggattacaggtgtaagccactgtgtccagccccaaGAGGTTCTTGTAGCAGTTCAGTGTTTGTACAACTTGACACAGAGCATAGCTTGTCATTTATCAAACACTGATTGTCCATTGACTTTTTTTGGGCATTTTTGTTGCCTTgcttaagaggaaagaaaagtttgATTTCCTAATACATCCAGTTACAACTGTAGAAGAAATATATGATGTCACATAGACTTGTTTGCCAAGGTTAGTATATCACTGGGACAATATATAGCCAGAAAGTTTCCTTAAGCCTTTTCAGTGGGATAAAACATGTTGGCCCTCTTGGTCATGAATAGCCATTTCTCTCACTTTCTGTTTTTGaggcatcttggttgcttccccGCTGCCCTACCTCCACACTCCCTTCCTTGGTTGTTTTTCTAAAGTGAATTAGGAAAGAAGTTATTAACATTGCTCCCTCATTGATATGTTTCTGTGATTCCTGCTTTTCATTGACTCTAACCCAGTTCTAGTATAACGGCTAGTCCTGGAAGTGATTGGATGAGGCTTGAGTGAATGGATGTGATGGATAAGGGAGGAGTCACGGACAACCCACATTTCTGGCTGGACCAACCAGATGGATCATATGTAGAGCTAGGAAGCTCCATGAGAGGAGCAGATTGAGAATAGAGAAAGGTGGTGAATTCCCTCAGGGATTCTTTGACTTAAAGGACCTTTGAGATAACCTAGCTAGAAATATCGTAGTCAGTAGTTGGCTATGTGGGTGTGGAGCTTAAGGGAGAGGTCCTGGCATATTGAATAGGAAACAGACAAACCCAATGAtggtaaatacacacacagaacattttattcaaagTAAGTTAAGTGTACTATTTCACAGTTGTATTTTCTTCAGGAAGTCTtctctaataaaaacaatttttaagtcaACTGACAGACTAAATATGGATTGGAAAGAGAGTGCAAGCAGTCTAGGTCCAGAGTCCAATCTAAGCAGAAGTCCTTTGTGAAGACAGTGGTAGGTAAAGGAAGAATGGGAAACGAGACCGTTGAACAGATGGTTTGCATGGGACAGATTTCACCTGGAAAGGCAGTGGTGGAAGGTGGTGATCAGATGAGACAGAATGATGTGGTGGACCCTGGAGCTTATGAGACTCCTCCATCTTAGCAGGTGTCACCTTTGGTTCCTAGCTTTGATATCATTGTGGTTGACTAAATGTTTTGTGAATTTCCAGTGACCTGTTGAGGAATACATAAAGTCTTATCCTAAATAGTGGGAATAGTTCAATCTTGTGAGGAGCTGTGTGATGAGACGGAAATCTCTAGTATTAACCTGAACCTTGTGGTTTCTTTTGGCAGAACGTTCTCAGGTTGACCAGCTGCTGAATATTTCTTTAAGGGAGGAAGAACTTAGTAAGTCATTGCAGTGCATGGATAACAATCTTCTGCAAGCCCGTGCAGCCCTTCAGACAGCTTATGTGGAAGTTCAGAGGCTACTTATGCTCAAGCAGCAGGTAACAGCATGTGGAGGATTTAATAAAAATGGATCATCTCTGAAATCATGTTTTGTCCTGCCAAACCCATGGCTGGAGTCACCCCAAAAGCAGTGGCAGGGGAATTTCCACAAGGGAAGTGCCCAGACTGTGCCTAATGGGGGACAGTTAGgattccaaagaaagaagcacAAAATGCCAGGGTGATGAGTCCAAAGCATTTATTAGGAGAGCTTACTTACAGAGTAGGCTGCAGCAGTCCCGACAAGGGACAGCAAGAAAGGGGTGTTCTCCCTAGGTGTATCCACAGCCAGCGGGCGGGATGTGGAGTTTATATGAGGGTTTAAGGAATTCGGCTCCAGGCCAGGGCcaatttctttcagtgttttgggCAACAACCTAAATACTTTTATCAGTGCCTGGGAATCTTCAAGGCCCCAGGTGGGGTTAAGGCCTGCTGGGGAAAACCTGCAGCTGGCTGGGTCACAGAGCAGTCAAAACACTGATTTTTGGTCAAGGACATGGAAGAAAAGTGGGGAGACCTAGAGAATCCTACAAGTTGGATTTcaaaatgcttaataaaatactttatttttagatAACTATGGAGATGAGTGCACTGAGGACCCATAGAATACAGATTCTACAGGGATTACAAGGTATTCAGAGGGCGTCTGATGGATAGCTTGTTActtttttgttctgctttttttttgtttgtttgtttgtttgttttttgtttttttagacagagtcttgctctatcccccaggctggagtgcagtggcgcaatctctgctcactgcaacctctgtctcccgggttcaagtgattctcgtgcctcagcagttgattagctggaattacaggtgcccaccccacccccagctaatttttgtatttttagtagagacagagtttcaccatgttggccagactggtcttgaattcctgacctcaggtgatccgcctgcctcagcctcccaaagtgctggattacaggcgtgagccactgcaccaggcctttttgttctctttgagGAGAATGAAAAGTAGTCATGAAAAGGTCATGTTATTTCTCTCCTGTCTCCTTGGTttcatccttttttgtttttatgagacagggccttgctctgtcactcaggctggagcacagtggcatgatcatggctcattgcagcctcaacctcctgggctcaagcgatcttcccacctcactctccccagtagctgggactacagatgtgtgtcaccatgcctggttattaaaatttttaacttttaattttataaagttataatttaaaatcGTAAAAATTTAAaggttataaaaattataaaaagttatataaaattataaaaagttacaaaaatttaaaaaatgtttttatagagatgggatctcccagTGTTTCCCAGgatagtcccaaactcctgggctcaagcaatcctcctaacttgacctcccaaatggttaggattacaggcctgagccaccacgcctggccagtttcaTCCTTCTATAGTAAGGTCTGTAGATGGTGCATCCCAAAAATGTTTAGCAACAGACAATATGTTTTAGAAAGAGTTTTGATTAGGAATCAAgaggcctggattcaaatctttGCTCTTCCATTAGTAACCTATATaactttggacaagtcatttaaaatttgaaaaattggaatgtagccaggcacaatggctcatgactgtaatcccagcactttgggagtctgaggcaggtggattccttgagtccaggcaacatggtgaaaccctgtctctacaaataaatacaaaagttattaataattattaataataattaataataattccagcctgaccaacatggtgaaaacccatctctactaaaaatacaaaaattagctgggcatggtggcaggcgcctgtaatcccagctactcaggacgctgaggcaggagaatcgcttgaactcgggaggcggaggttgcagtgagctgagattgcgccactgcactccagcctgggcgacagagtgagactctgtctcaaaaaaataataacaataataactgggcatagtggcatgtgcctataatcgcaactgcttgggaggctgagtcaggaggattgcttgagtccatgcactgcagcctgggtgacaaagcgagaccctatctgaaaaaaaaatgttgatgccTATTCTGTCTGTATCCTTGGTGGTTGTAGAGattatattctgtatatttcgGAGAATTATGACAGACTATGCTAATATACttacttaaaattcttttctaatatttaaatatacaaattagctcAGAAACAAATGACTTTTCAGAtaacatttttgcatttctatgtaTGTCTGTTTCCCATTCTAGAAACATATGAACCTTCTGAGCACCCAGACCAGGTTCCCTGTAGCCTCACACGAGAACGAAGGAACAGTAGATCTCAAACATCCGTTGATGCCGCACTGCTGCCTACTCcctttttcccactttttctgGAGCCTCCATCTTCCCATGTGTCTCCATCACCCACCGGAGCCTCTCTTCAGATAACCACATCTCCTACTTTCCAAACCCATGGCAGTGTCCCTGCTCCAGACTCATCAGTTCAGATTAAACAAGAGCCCATGTCTCCTGAACAAGATGAGAATGTGAATGCTGTGCCACCAAGCTCTGCCTGCAATGTGTCCAACGAACTACTGGAAGCTAATAGTACGTAAGCTTTTCTCTGGGTTAAGGGCATCCCAGTAGTGGGACTGGGGCATTTTTATATGAGTGATATAAGCCATACTTGCtcattaaaactaaaatgagCAAATACAACTAATTTTTCACTGAAATTCTCTTCATATATACAGGaggattcttttaaaatattttagagaatgtAATTTAAATATCAGTCATTCTCTATTATTTCCTATAATCTAGGGTTAGAGTTGACTTTGTATTAACACCTACAAGGTTCCATTTATTAGGATAagtataaaatttgttttgtgtGAAATAAATGGGGTTGAAGTTAATTCAACCAATTTTCTAAATAAGGTCTATCCTCTGAATTTCTTTGCACTTAACTGTCTATATAATCTCAAATACAAACCAGGATTAATATAAGCTTGAGAGGCAGGTGGCCATGATGGGGTTTGGAATCATCTACTAAGAACTTTGTGTTGAGAAATAGCCAGGGTTTTcactcttttcaaaaaataacacTTACCTGGTTATCATTTTAGAATATGTCTAAGCTATGTAAAATCCTGTTAGAAGTTTGCATTACCACAGTGGTGCTGTATTTGAAAGTTAAGTCCAACAAACTGGCATTGTGTGGTTTCCTGAGCAAAAGCAAAAAGTCTAAAAAATTACTCTAGATTTTACTACCAGTACTGTGTTGCAATATTAATCTAGATGTTAGTATCAAATGTAtagcttatttgtttattgagacagagtctcactctgtcactcaggctggagtgcggtggcacaatcacagctcaccacaggcttgacctcctgggctcagatgatcctcccacctcagcctccggagtagctaggactacagacgcctgccaccatgcccggctcatttttgtattttttttttttttgtagttatttcaGTCTTTCTTAAATCATGTTTTTGTGTTTACATGTAGAACTTATACAAAGGAGCAATCATATATAACCTgactttttccatttaatatatcATGATTTTtctatcataaaaataatttatctaaaatattttatattacaagtTGCATAATATTTGAATAGTTGCATAATTTGGATATACAATAATTTATGTGGTGAatcttttttgaatatttagttttctaacttttttcaTATTCTGTATAACACTGCATTGTATATGTCTTTGAGTACATCTGTGATTATTTCATCACTTTTAATTCCTAGACATGAAGTGTCAAAGGAAATTGACATTTCTaagtcagcaaatattttaacTACTAAAGTGTAGCTAAATTGGATGGGTGTGGATAATgaaaacttcaaagaaataaaagtaaaaggacTTCAGCTAAGTAGACATTTAAGTGTCTGCTAAGAATAAAACACAATGTTAAATGTGTGGACATTTAAAACGAGAAAAAGATTAATAGAAACAGTCCCTCCCCACAAGGAGCTTTTGTAGGGAATAAGACACACAGTGTCTGTGACATTCACACGAGGCAGAGGGTAGTAAGTGCTGTCATAGGAGTGTATGTAGGTGATGGGAAACTGAGGGGTGAGATACCAGCTGAAACAGTCATGGTTTTGTGAACATCTTATTGAAATATTTGGTAGAGTTTCAGTCAGTGATAAATTGCAGGAAACACAAAAAAGGatgcaataatttttttcctctcaattcAGGAGAGATCAGTGACAGTTGTCCAGTTTATCCAGTCATCACTGCTAGATTGTCCTTATCAGAGTCAACAGAAAGTTTCCATGAGCCTAGCCAAGAACTGAAGTTTTCTGTGGAGCAAAGAAATACCAGAAACAGAGAGAACTCTCCCTCTTCCCAATCAGCTGGTCTTTCTAGCATAAATAAAGAAGGGGAAGAGCCAACCAGAGGCAATAGTGGGTCTGAAGCCTGTACCAGTTCTTTTCTAAGATTGTCTTTTGCTTCAGAAACCCCTTTGGAAAAGGAACCCCACTCTCCAGctgaccagcctgaacaacaggcAGAATCCACTTTGACATCCGCTGAGACTAGgggaagcaagaaaaagaagaaacttcgGAAGAAGAAAAGTCTACGGGCTGCCCATGTTCCTGAGAATAGTGACACTGAACAGGATGTTTTGACTGTTAAACCCGTAAGGAAAGTAAAAGCTGGAAAGTTAATTAAAGGGGGGAAAGTAACAACCTCCACTTGGGAAGACAGCAGGACTGGTCGGGAGCAGGGGAGTGTCAGAGATGAGCCAGATAGTGACTCGTCTCTGGAAGTCCTAGAAATTCCTAATCCTCAGTTAGAAGTAGTAGCCATTGATTCTTCAGAATCAGGAGAAGAGAAACCAGACAGCCCATCTAAAAAGGATATTTGGAACTCTACAGAGCAAAACCTGCTAGAAACTTCTCGTTCTGGGTGTGATGAAGTTAGCTCGACCAGTGAAATTGGCACTCGCTATAAAGACGGCATCCCTGTAAGGTAAGAGTATTGTATTGGTCCAGTCAGAAGAACTTTcaccaactttatttttttaaaatagaattttaaattatgaatcagaatttatttaaaaatcaaaatttacgTGAATGCAGCAGGGATTATGGACATGGAAAAATTAAAGCTCGGCAGTAgagattttctcctttctcttttgacTGTGTTATAAAATATTCACTCTGCTTTTATTTCCCTTCCTTTAGAAATTTCAGATGGAAAAACTAATTTCTTATATCATTACTACTTTGCCCATTGTTTAGAAAAATCCTTTGAGTCAGGAAATGTTTACTTTTGCTACCCGCCCTGTTCACACAGATGCTGAGAACACTTTTGCTGTTATTTTGTAGTGTGGCAGAAACTCAGACTGTGATCTCTTCCATAAAAGGATCAAAGAATTCTTCAGGTATTTGCTGttcagttttatttaaattaaccACAGAATTAAAAGCCTTGTAAATATTAAAGCCAGAATTTAAACctacttaaatatatttatagaataagAGAATGGGGAGGGGTTTATCACCAAGAGGATTGCCTTGATCAACAGTTCTGCTATTCTTAAAACCTCACATCCTGGTCTTTCAGATTCTTATTCTCATCTgtcttattgattgattgattggttgtgacagagtcttgctttgtcacccaggctggagtgcagtgacatgatctctgctcactgcaacttccacctcccaggttcaagcaattctcctgcctcagcctcccaaatagctgggaccacaggtgcacgccatcacgcctggcaaatttttttttgtatttttagtagagacagggtttcatcacgttgaccaggctggtctccaactcctggcctcaagtgatcctcacgcctcggcctcccaaagtgctgggattacaggtgtaagccatcatgcctggcccttcTAATCTGTCTTATCCAGCTCCCTTATCTGTTCAACTAATTAGTATAAAGGTTTCGTTGGCTCTAAGGATATTTGCTTTCAGAAGGAACTGCTTAAGGAATACTACCTTACTCAAAGAAATAACTGTTTGGAAGTATGGGAGGGGTTGGGTACCTTCCAAGTATCACtcaaagcttttatttatttatttatttttgagacagagtctcgctctgtcgcccaggctggagtccagtggtgtgatctcggctaactgcaacctctgcccctgggttcaagtgattctcctgcctcagcctccccaagtaactgggactacaggcacacgccaccatgcccagctaatttttgtatttttagtagagatggggtttcaccatcttggccaggctagtctcaaactcctggcctcaggtgattcgcccacctcagcctcccaaagtgttgagatgacaggtgtgagccaccacacccagcccaaaagcTCGTTATGTAATTATCTATCTTTTTCCTAAGTGAAAGGCATTTGCTTATTATGCAGTCTTCATAGTGAAGATGTGTAATCAGAATTGGAGTAGTCTGATAGAGGAACTAAGCTTTAAGGGGATCTACTTTTGGTTTAATCTAGGGACTGCTGTATTGTATAATAGTTCTGATTTTTGAGGGTCTTTTCAGACTCTAGCAGACAGGTCTCTGAAACCTACTCTTGTTTtccagaaatatcttcagagccAGGAGATGATGATGAGCCCACAGAAGGAACCTTTGAGGGGCACCAAGCTGCTGTCAATGCAATTCAGATATTTGGGAACTTACTATATACCTGTTCAGCAGATAAAACTGTCCGGGTTTATAATCTGGTGGTAAGTTGATAGAACATGTAGTATGTTTTTGGTTGCAGGTTTTGGAAAATCCAGTTTATACTCTTTTAAACAGTAGAGGGAATTTGTTGGCTGTCTGGAGAAAGGGGTGGGCCTTAGATTGACTTTAGATGCATTTGATCCAGTAGCTCCGCAAGGTCATTGGggacttaatttctttttgtctctctacTCTGCCTTCTCTGGTATCACCTCTTTCTGAAAGCTAGTTCCCCTCCTGCTCACAAGGTAAATGTCAGGAGCCGCTGGGGTCTCTTTTTCCCTCCCACCAGCACAAAAGGGTCCTGTGTTTTATTCCCTGAACGATCACCTTTGCCTGTGGCAAAAGGTGGTTGGGATTACACCAGTGGTCTTGGACTGTTCAGGTCCCAACACTGGAGTTGGTAATGGGGTCACTTGCATAGCAGCTACATAATAGAGGAGGGATGAAGTGAATATGGGGAAGTATTGGAGGAGGTATTTTCCCTGACAAGTGATTGATTACAAGTAGAGTTTGAGTTATTAAGGAGAGCAACACTTTTCCACTACCTCACACTTAGTATTATCTGATGCTTGTTACTCTCAAAAGAATGAACTTTTGagttttgaatttgaatttgttcATAAACTAATTATGAACAATGATAGCTTAAGAAATTTGAGGAACATGATGTTGTCTGAATGAACaccatgaaaatatttaaaattgctaGAGTCCgcgaaaatttaaaagttagatgATAGATCACGAAGATGCGTTTGCTATAGGCAACAGGTATGTAGATTCCTTTAGCTTAATGATATGAGGATTAACACGAATgactgaaaaaagaaagcaatgctACCAGGATGTATAGGTGTAAGATCTAGGGGGACAGGGTatcaaaatatgtatgtgtatatatacatgtacattctAAATAGATCTCAGTATGTGCACTGAGATAACATTTGGAATGTACCCGTAAGAAACAACAccagaggccaggtacagtggctcacgcctgtgatcccagcactttgggaggccgaggcggggggatcatgaggtcaggagatggagaccatcctggctaacacggtgaaaccccgtctctactaaaaatacaaaaaactagccaggtgtggtggcgggtgcctgtagtcccagctactcgggaggctgaggcaggagaatggcgtgaatctaagaggcagagcttgcagtcagccgagatcgcgccactgcactccagcctgggcgacagagcgagactccatctcaaaaaaaaaagaaaaaaagagaaacaccaCCAGAACCACTAGACCTGTGATAGCACCTGATATGTTTTTTAATACCATGGTGCATTCTCACAAGCTGCTTATCAAATGCACATCTTTTGTGGGTAATTAGCTACAGTTTGGATTTGCTAGGTCCTTGGTCCATGTCAGAAAGCTTTGCCctaaacattaattaaaattctGGCTATCTTACAGTGAATTGCCGTAAATATTTTTTGGTATGGCTCAACAAACATATACTTTCAGATACCTCATTGCCTATGACTGTTTGCTGGCATTTGGTGAACatatatttactgaacatctttTGTGTACCAGGTGCTGTTTTAGAcactgaggatacagcagtgaactgAATgttttagcatctttttttttttttttttttgaggaaatataTTATCTAATCCttctatattttataagtaaGAATCTGGTCTGTGCTTAAACTTTAGAGTCGGAAATGTGTTGGTGTCTTTGAGGGCCATACCTCGAAAGTAAACTGCCTCCTGGTTACCCAGACATCTGGGAAGAACGCTGCCCTTTACACTGGCTCCAGTGACCATACCGTCCGTTGCTATGATGTTAAGGTAGGTGGGTCCAGAGAAATCCAAAGTGGTTCATATTGAGTCGTTTTGTATTTACTGTGTGGAGTGGAGACACTGGCAGATGCTTCATTCTACCCACCGTCTCCTTTTCGCTTCTAAACAATGTTTAGCACATTGTTGTAGCTTTAGGTAGATATGAGA containing:
- the LOC113219507 gene encoding zinc finger protein 106 isoform X5, producing MVREQKCILCHIVYSSKKEMDEHMRSMLHHRELENLKGRFGIEMVPLVQNEQEALDLDGEPDLSSLEGFQWEGVSISSSPGLARKRSLSESSVIMDRAPSVYSFFSEEGTGKENEPQQMVSPSNSLRAGQSQNATMHLKQEVTPLAASLRTGERAENVATRRRHSAQLPSDDIIPLMHSAKDLNSQERSMPPSESQNSQESNGEGNSLSSNASSALVISSLVDAATDSSCTSGAEQNDGQSIRKKRRATGDGSSPELPSLERKNKRRKIKGKKERSQVDQLLNISLREEELSKSLQCMDNNLLQARAALQTAYVEVQRLLMLKQQITMEMSALRTHRIQILQGLQETYEPSEHPDQVPCSLTRERRNSRSQTSVDAALLPTPFFPLFLEPPSSHVSPSPTGASLQITTSPTFQTHGSVPAPDSSVQIKQEPMSPEQDENVNAVPPSSACNVSNELLEANREISDSCPVYPVITARLSLSESTESFHEPSQELKFSVEQRNTRNRENSPSSQSAGLSSINKEGEEPTRGNSGSEACTSSFLRLSFASETPLEKEPHSPADQPEQQAESTLTSAETRGSKKKKKLRKKKSLRAAHVPENSDTEQDVLTVKPVRKVKAGKLIKGGKVTTSTWEDSRTGREQGSVRDEPDSDSSLEVLEIPNPQLEVVAIDSSESGEEKPDSPSKKDIWNSTEQNLLETSRSGCDEVSSTSEIGTRYKDGIPVSVAETQTVISSIKGSKNSSEISSEPGDDDEPTEGTFEGHQAAVNAIQIFGNLLYTCSADKTVRVYNLVSRKCVGVFEGHTSKVNCLLVTQTSGKNAALYTGSSDHTVRCYDVKSRECVEQLQLEDRVLCLHSRWRILYAGLANGTVVTFNIKNNKRLEIFECHGPRAVSCLATAQEGARKLLVVGSYDCTISVRDARNGLLLRTLEGHSKTILCMKVVNDLVFSGSSDQSVHAHNIHTGELVRIYKGHNHAVTVVNILGKVMVTACLDKFVRVYELQSHDRLQVYGGHKDMIMCMTIHKSMIYTGCYDGSIQAVRLNLMQNYRCWWHGCSLIFGVVDHLKQHLLTDHTNPNFQTLKCRWKNCDAFFTARKGSKQDAAGHIERHAEDDSKIDS